From a single Planctellipticum variicoloris genomic region:
- a CDS encoding glycoside hydrolase family 99-like domain-containing protein codes for MYPKLIAFHLPQFHPIPENDEWWGKGFTEWTNVAAARSLFPGHDQPRLPADLGYYDLRLPEAQCAQAELARRYGIHGFCYWHYWFHGRRLLERPVNEILRTGEPDFPFCLAWANESWSRSWLGDNRQILVDQTYSAEDDIAHARWLADAFADGRYIRVEGRPLLLVYRPTSLPDARRTTDAFRREIERLGLPNPYLVGINAHARHIDMRSLGFDMTEHHEPQLGVLPGVFTKASLKWKVRQKAYKVLGWPRHTFEYSDARSWMDRVLPKYPHFRSYFVGWDNTARRGKDGIIITGATPDAVGEGLRGVLQETMRRPPSEQIVFLNAWNEWAEGMYLEPDRRYGLRRLEVIKECLDSVEVVACES; via the coding sequence ATGTACCCGAAGCTCATCGCCTTCCATCTGCCACAATTCCACCCCATTCCCGAGAACGACGAATGGTGGGGCAAGGGATTTACAGAATGGACGAATGTAGCTGCCGCCCGCAGCCTCTTTCCCGGCCACGATCAGCCGCGGCTGCCTGCAGACCTTGGGTATTATGACCTGCGGCTTCCTGAAGCTCAGTGTGCGCAGGCCGAACTGGCACGGAGATATGGCATTCATGGGTTTTGCTACTGGCACTACTGGTTCCACGGTCGTCGCCTGCTTGAGCGGCCCGTCAACGAGATTCTTCGAACTGGAGAACCCGACTTTCCGTTCTGTCTGGCTTGGGCAAACGAATCCTGGTCGAGGTCATGGCTCGGTGATAATCGCCAGATTCTAGTCGATCAGACGTACTCAGCCGAAGACGATATCGCTCATGCCCGCTGGCTTGCGGACGCTTTTGCCGACGGTCGCTACATTCGCGTAGAGGGGCGTCCCCTCCTGCTGGTCTATCGGCCCACTTCATTGCCGGACGCGCGGAGAACGACTGATGCGTTTCGTCGGGAAATTGAACGGCTGGGACTACCCAATCCCTACTTGGTTGGAATCAATGCGCATGCTCGCCACATTGACATGCGATCTCTCGGGTTTGACATGACCGAGCACCACGAGCCGCAACTGGGGGTTTTGCCTGGGGTGTTCACGAAGGCCAGTCTGAAGTGGAAAGTGCGTCAGAAAGCTTACAAAGTGCTTGGCTGGCCACGCCATACTTTCGAGTACAGCGATGCGCGCAGCTGGATGGACCGGGTGCTGCCAAAGTATCCACATTTCCGAAGTTATTTCGTTGGATGGGACAATACCGCAAGACGCGGAAAGGATGGGATCATTATTACCGGAGCGACTCCCGATGCGGTGGGAGAAGGGCTTCGCGGAGTGCTGCAGGAAACAATGCGGAGACCGCCAAGCGAACAGATCGTCTTTCTTAACGCCTGGAATGAATGGGCTGAGGGGATGTATTTGGAGCCCGATCGACGATATGGACTGAGACGGTTGGAGGTCATCAAGGAGTGTCTGGATTCGGTAGAGGTTGTGGCATGCGAATCCTGA
- a CDS encoding sugar nucleotide-binding protein produces the protein MIALLGSSGYVGGYFKTLFAKEGLAWKSIRRADLYDVDRLRTALQEAGAEWVINCAGFTGKPNVDACELQKTDCLLGNGVLPGVIRAACESLEIPWGHVSSGCIFTGRRADGGGFQEADPPNFSFRQNNCSFYSGTKALGEEVLEGAEQCYIWRLRIPFENTANPRNYLQKLISYQTLLEAENSLSQLDEFVQACLDSFRLRLPYGLYNVTNPGSVWTSEVTELIRASGVTDKEFQFFDDENQFMRLAAKTPRSNCVLDSSKAIAAGLRLTPVRDAIEQSLARWTSAVPVAAR, from the coding sequence ATGATTGCACTCCTCGGTTCCTCCGGTTATGTCGGCGGCTACTTCAAGACCCTCTTCGCGAAAGAGGGGCTGGCCTGGAAGTCCATCCGCCGGGCCGACCTCTACGACGTCGACCGCCTGCGCACTGCGCTCCAGGAGGCCGGGGCGGAGTGGGTCATCAACTGCGCCGGCTTCACCGGCAAACCCAATGTCGACGCCTGCGAACTGCAGAAAACCGACTGCCTCCTGGGCAACGGCGTTCTGCCGGGCGTCATCCGGGCCGCGTGTGAGTCGCTGGAGATCCCCTGGGGACACGTCTCCTCAGGCTGCATCTTCACCGGCCGCCGGGCCGATGGCGGAGGATTCCAGGAGGCAGATCCTCCAAACTTCTCGTTCCGCCAGAACAACTGCAGCTTCTACTCCGGGACAAAGGCCTTGGGCGAGGAAGTGCTGGAGGGGGCCGAGCAGTGCTACATCTGGCGGCTGCGGATTCCCTTCGAGAACACCGCCAACCCGCGCAACTACCTGCAGAAACTGATCAGCTATCAGACGCTCCTGGAAGCGGAAAACTCGCTGTCCCAACTCGACGAATTCGTCCAGGCCTGCCTGGACTCCTTCCGCCTGCGGCTTCCCTACGGTCTGTATAACGTGACCAATCCCGGCAGCGTCTGGACCAGCGAAGTCACCGAACTGATCCGGGCCTCCGGCGTCACCGACAAGGAGTTCCAGTTCTTCGACGATGAAAACCAGTTCATGCGTCTGGCCGCGAAGACCCCCCGGTCCAACTGCGTGCTAGACTCGTCGAAGGCGATTGCCGCCGGGTTGCGGCTGACACCGGTCCGCGATGCCATCGAACAGTCGCTCGCCCGCTGGACCTCCGCCGTTCCCGTCGCCGCCCGTTAG
- a CDS encoding ATP-grasp fold amidoligase family protein → MFWTKLQELRIGLRMRRKWRRDIRRCPLTQDHWDLYRIIHLSSLRELGRFPNISECQDLNDRIQWLKLFDQSEEICSCSDKILVRDYIRERVGEQYLVPLYQVCDRFDEVNWNALPGAFVMKTNHDSGGVILVRDKAKFDRSAARGSLEASLKHRYGWENGEWAYSFIKPRILIEQFIEPERSAPPPDYKFYVVNGSTKFVHFISDRGVDTKEQTVDPEGNDLATELYPSFRLACDFVKPECWGEMRAVAEELGRDFKCVRVDLFQSDERIYAGEMTFWPMFGCYKGEGQKKLGRLLDFDRSTVKPPIYHRLLSGE, encoded by the coding sequence ATGTTTTGGACGAAACTGCAGGAGCTTCGGATTGGTCTGCGGATGCGACGAAAGTGGCGTCGTGACATTCGCCGATGTCCGCTGACTCAAGATCACTGGGACTTGTATCGGATCATCCATCTGTCGTCGCTGCGCGAGCTTGGGCGTTTTCCGAACATCAGTGAGTGCCAAGACTTGAACGACCGGATTCAGTGGCTGAAGTTGTTCGACCAGAGCGAGGAAATCTGTAGCTGTTCTGACAAGATATTGGTGCGGGACTACATCCGCGAGCGAGTTGGCGAGCAGTACTTGGTTCCTCTGTATCAGGTGTGCGACCGGTTTGACGAAGTGAATTGGAACGCGTTGCCCGGTGCTTTTGTGATGAAGACAAATCATGACTCGGGCGGAGTCATTCTGGTGCGGGATAAGGCCAAATTCGATCGCAGTGCAGCTCGTGGATCGTTGGAAGCGTCCTTGAAGCATCGATATGGCTGGGAAAATGGCGAGTGGGCCTATTCGTTCATCAAGCCCAGGATTTTGATCGAGCAATTCATTGAACCCGAACGGAGTGCGCCACCTCCGGATTACAAGTTTTACGTTGTAAACGGCAGTACGAAATTCGTGCATTTCATTTCTGATCGTGGTGTGGATACCAAGGAACAGACGGTTGATCCTGAAGGAAACGATCTGGCAACGGAATTGTATCCGAGTTTCAGATTGGCCTGCGATTTCGTGAAGCCAGAGTGCTGGGGCGAAATGAGGGCGGTCGCGGAGGAGCTAGGTCGTGACTTCAAGTGCGTGAGAGTGGATCTGTTCCAGAGCGATGAGCGCATTTATGCGGGTGAAATGACTTTTTGGCCGATGTTCGGGTGCTACAAGGGAGAGGGGCAGAAGAAGCTCGGGCGTCTGCTGGATTTCGACCGCAGCACCGTGAAGCCGCCGATCTACCATCGGCTGCTCAGCGGCGAGTGA
- a CDS encoding CapA family protein codes for MRILVLGDVCVVGELEALALAKPEFSICAEIRARIDVDLVVANIEFALTTEERPLPGKWATLRADPKVVSALDGIDIGVIANNHVGDFGEQGARDTASVLLDAGIRPVGWGESFARAIEPVVIGQGERKLAIVALSCLTTNGGNYATQDSAGVALLSRETVVEAVKRAKEAASSVLVYLHWGVEQSSYPVFDQMGLARGAVQAGADAVVGTHAHVIQGWELYRDSPIFYGIGNLAFPDVPCSWYSDDGSKQVGVVRQRRVNQESIGIVLEHTSTGQLRVAEVVTFRFELGEAKCSLMAVGESVVQVAKVNATIANVAKRWSSELDGFGEQSLRIRCGFNGVCAEYVRRTIDCDGALSRSYAVHRELGSWIQRLCRRKWN; via the coding sequence GTGCGAATCCTGGTCCTTGGCGATGTCTGCGTTGTTGGCGAGCTGGAGGCTTTGGCATTGGCAAAGCCTGAGTTCTCGATCTGCGCGGAAATTCGCGCACGCATAGATGTCGATCTCGTAGTTGCGAACATTGAGTTTGCACTGACCACGGAGGAGCGGCCGCTTCCAGGAAAGTGGGCAACGCTACGGGCTGACCCGAAGGTCGTGAGTGCACTTGACGGTATTGATATCGGAGTAATTGCGAATAACCATGTCGGAGACTTCGGAGAGCAAGGAGCACGCGATACCGCGAGTGTGCTGCTAGACGCCGGCATCCGGCCTGTTGGCTGGGGCGAGTCGTTTGCACGCGCGATCGAACCCGTCGTGATCGGGCAAGGAGAACGAAAACTCGCGATTGTAGCACTTTCATGTCTGACGACAAATGGAGGTAATTATGCAACACAAGACTCGGCGGGGGTCGCGCTGCTATCGCGCGAGACGGTTGTTGAGGCCGTGAAGAGAGCAAAAGAGGCGGCCAGTAGCGTGTTGGTTTATCTGCACTGGGGAGTAGAACAGTCGTCGTATCCAGTGTTCGATCAGATGGGGCTGGCCCGGGGTGCTGTACAGGCTGGGGCTGATGCTGTGGTCGGTACGCATGCCCATGTCATCCAGGGGTGGGAGCTGTACCGCGACTCGCCGATCTTCTATGGCATTGGTAACCTTGCTTTCCCAGACGTGCCTTGCAGTTGGTATTCAGATGATGGCTCAAAGCAAGTTGGAGTCGTAAGGCAGCGGCGTGTAAACCAGGAGTCAATCGGAATAGTTTTGGAGCACACTTCGACAGGACAGTTAAGGGTGGCGGAGGTTGTAACATTCCGATTCGAGCTGGGCGAGGCTAAGTGTTCGCTGATGGCTGTTGGTGAATCCGTTGTGCAAGTTGCGAAGGTGAACGCCACTATCGCCAACGTGGCAAAGAGATGGTCGAGTGAGCTTGATGGATTTGGGGAGCAGTCGTTGCGTATTCGTTGTGGATTCAACGGAGTGTGCGCCGAGTATGTGCGAAGGACCATTGATTGCGATGGAGCGTTATCCCGGAGCTATGCGGTGCACCGTGAACTCGGAAGCTGGATACAACGACTATGTCGTAGAAAGTGGAATTGA
- a CDS encoding glycosyltransferase, with product MRILIITPYLPWPINSGGNAAQFSTLAALLGQHEFDLVCPIAHPGVMRDVEELQRQLPHVRVRAAILGPIPDPPAPPTFRDRCRAAYDWWEEYAGGPARAMRGFARALFNGTAQLLGSAPQDSKTGKRRTVANVPVNLFRQLPPQLVNEIDLALRDRPDLIQLEFADVLSLAAWLPNDIPRLFVHHQLHWIYSERFLDSGGESSYGRYVKDFMELQELALLNRLDAVITFSEIDAELLRERLDSARVHVSPFPVPSDVGFRCDSGEAFAKVFTFLGSSGHFPNRQGAEWLLTEIWPRIAAECPDCRLKVIGAWPEDFVKRWSNFRVEFPGFAEDLSCALSGTIMLVPLKIGSGIRTKILAAMAQKVPVVSTSVGYEGLLVAPESDLLVRDSAEEFAMAAVKLARNPDLYLQLSTAGYEAVIRHYLPEQVSRRRNQIYESVVRGRFIQPDAATKIGSTTELSPVRPNSAMCKGS from the coding sequence ATGCGAATCCTGATTATCACCCCCTACCTTCCGTGGCCGATCAATTCCGGCGGCAATGCGGCCCAGTTTTCTACATTGGCAGCACTTCTGGGGCAGCACGAGTTCGACTTGGTCTGTCCGATCGCGCATCCCGGAGTGATGCGCGACGTTGAGGAGTTGCAGAGGCAATTGCCGCACGTGCGTGTACGCGCAGCCATCCTCGGGCCAATCCCTGATCCCCCGGCCCCTCCGACGTTTCGCGATCGCTGCCGCGCTGCCTACGACTGGTGGGAGGAGTACGCCGGTGGACCAGCCAGGGCGATGCGCGGATTCGCCCGAGCACTTTTCAATGGGACGGCGCAGCTGCTTGGCAGCGCGCCGCAAGATTCCAAGACCGGCAAACGGAGAACGGTGGCCAATGTCCCCGTGAATCTCTTCAGACAGCTCCCACCCCAACTTGTGAACGAGATCGACTTGGCACTGCGGGATCGTCCGGATTTGATTCAGTTGGAGTTTGCCGATGTTCTATCACTGGCGGCCTGGCTGCCGAACGACATTCCCCGCCTGTTTGTGCATCACCAACTGCATTGGATCTATTCGGAACGCTTTCTGGACAGCGGCGGTGAATCGTCGTATGGCCGCTACGTCAAGGACTTCATGGAATTGCAGGAACTTGCTCTGCTGAATCGTCTTGATGCAGTCATCACATTTTCGGAGATCGATGCCGAACTCCTGCGCGAACGATTGGATTCGGCCCGAGTCCACGTGAGCCCGTTTCCGGTTCCATCCGACGTGGGGTTCCGTTGCGACAGCGGCGAGGCGTTTGCAAAAGTGTTTACTTTCCTGGGCTCGAGCGGACATTTTCCAAATCGCCAGGGAGCCGAGTGGCTCCTGACGGAAATCTGGCCGCGAATCGCGGCCGAATGTCCCGACTGCCGGCTGAAGGTCATTGGCGCCTGGCCAGAAGACTTCGTCAAACGCTGGTCCAACTTTCGAGTCGAGTTCCCGGGATTTGCAGAGGATCTGAGCTGCGCCCTGTCTGGAACCATTATGCTCGTCCCGCTGAAGATTGGGAGCGGAATCCGCACCAAGATCCTTGCGGCTATGGCCCAGAAAGTGCCGGTGGTTTCAACAAGCGTTGGCTACGAAGGCCTGCTTGTCGCTCCGGAATCAGACCTCCTAGTCAGAGATTCCGCCGAAGAGTTTGCGATGGCTGCCGTTAAGCTCGCTCGGAACCCGGATTTGTATCTGCAACTCTCAACGGCCGGCTATGAGGCGGTGATTCGACATTACTTGCCCGAACAGGTGTCGCGGCGGCGAAACCAGATTTACGAGTCGGTCGTGCGGGGACGATTTATCCAGCCCGACGCAGCGACCAAAATCGGCTCGACAACCGAGTTGTCGCCCGTTCGACCGAATTCAGCGATGTGCAAAGGAAGTTGA
- the rfbA gene encoding glucose-1-phosphate thymidylyltransferase RfbA: protein MSQTSALKGIILAGGSGTRLYPITRAVSKQLLPVYDKPMIYYPLSALMLSGIREVLIISTPHDLPLFERLLGDGSALGMRFEYRVQPSPRGLADAFIVGRTFIGDSRVALVLGDNIFYGQGFQPLLKRAAEREQGATIFAYPVSDPERYGVVSFDSSGKAIDIQEKPKQPKSRFAVPGLYFYDNEVVRIAADLPPSPRGEIEITDVNLAYLRAERLQVEQFTRGFAWLDTGTHESLLQAGNFVQTLEARQGLKIACLEEIAYVRGYIDAEQLEQLASQSPPELQAYLRQVRDEA, encoded by the coding sequence ATGTCCCAGACATCCGCTCTCAAAGGGATCATTCTCGCAGGCGGCAGCGGCACGCGCCTGTATCCCATCACGCGGGCCGTCAGCAAGCAACTGCTGCCGGTCTACGACAAGCCGATGATTTACTATCCGCTGTCGGCGTTGATGCTGTCGGGGATTCGCGAAGTGCTGATCATCTCGACGCCGCACGACCTGCCGCTCTTCGAGCGACTGCTGGGCGATGGCTCGGCACTGGGAATGCGGTTCGAGTATCGCGTTCAGCCGTCGCCTCGCGGCCTGGCGGACGCCTTCATCGTCGGTCGGACCTTCATCGGCGACAGCCGCGTCGCGCTGGTGCTGGGGGACAATATCTTCTACGGCCAGGGCTTCCAGCCGCTGCTGAAGCGGGCCGCGGAGCGCGAACAAGGGGCGACGATCTTCGCCTACCCGGTCAGCGATCCGGAACGGTATGGCGTCGTCAGCTTCGACAGTAGCGGCAAAGCCATCGACATCCAGGAGAAGCCAAAGCAGCCCAAGTCGCGATTCGCGGTGCCGGGGCTCTACTTCTACGACAACGAGGTCGTCCGCATTGCCGCCGATCTGCCGCCGTCGCCGCGGGGCGAAATCGAGATCACGGACGTCAACCTGGCCTACCTGCGGGCGGAGAGGCTGCAGGTTGAGCAGTTCACACGGGGCTTCGCCTGGCTGGACACCGGCACGCACGAATCGCTGCTCCAAGCGGGCAACTTCGTGCAGACGCTGGAAGCCCGTCAGGGGCTGAAGATCGCGTGCCTGGAAGAGATCGCCTATGTGCGGGGTTACATCGACGCCGAGCAACTGGAGCAGCTGGCGAGCCAGTCGCCGCCGGAGTTGCAGGCGTATTTGCGGCAGGTGCGAGACGAAGCGTAG
- a CDS encoding ABC transporter ATP-binding protein, giving the protein MPKPVITVENLSKAYRIGLKEEIPDTLVSAMSGMMKAPFRKFRDLRKLDTFGHSGADEEDIYWALKDVSFEVQEGEVLGVIGRNGAGKSTLLKILSRITEPTSGRAVIRGRVSSLLEVGTGFHPELSGRENVYLNGTILGMTKREIDRKFDEIVDFSGIDKFLDTPIKRYSSGMKVRLAFAVAAHLEPEILIIDEVLAVGDMEFQKKCLGKMQDVAKGGRTVLFVSHSMAAVRSLCSHAILLTRGSIEHWGDTECAISRYLGSVTTDGKAMYVQSQAANARNGFVELDKIELLNSEGQLSSTFEMDESIIVKVTYRGLMDSGDFHVFVWLHREDGTAVLGSASWDIIGLGNNPLRTGLHSLECTIPPRLLNAARYTITVNGQFPGHGYLFEAESALVFEIAPVNGVGGPKSWNRPGIVRPLLPWRSSAN; this is encoded by the coding sequence ATGCCCAAACCCGTCATCACCGTTGAGAACCTCTCCAAGGCCTACCGCATCGGGCTGAAGGAAGAAATTCCCGACACGCTCGTCTCCGCGATGTCCGGGATGATGAAGGCCCCCTTCCGCAAGTTCCGGGATCTGCGGAAGCTCGATACGTTCGGTCATTCCGGTGCGGACGAAGAGGACATCTACTGGGCGCTCAAGGACGTCTCGTTCGAGGTCCAGGAGGGGGAAGTGCTGGGGGTGATCGGCCGGAACGGGGCCGGCAAGAGCACGCTGCTGAAGATTCTGAGCCGAATCACGGAGCCGACGAGCGGTCGGGCGGTGATTCGCGGCCGGGTCTCGAGCCTGCTGGAAGTCGGGACGGGCTTCCACCCGGAGCTCTCGGGCCGGGAAAATGTGTATCTGAACGGTACGATCCTGGGGATGACGAAGCGGGAGATCGACCGGAAATTCGACGAGATCGTGGACTTCTCGGGCATCGACAAATTCCTGGACACGCCGATCAAGCGCTACAGCAGCGGGATGAAAGTCCGCCTGGCGTTCGCGGTGGCGGCGCACCTGGAGCCGGAGATTCTGATCATCGACGAAGTCCTGGCGGTGGGGGATATGGAGTTTCAGAAGAAGTGTTTGGGGAAAATGCAGGATGTGGCGAAGGGCGGACGGACGGTTCTATTTGTGAGCCATAGTATGGCGGCGGTACGGTCATTATGCTCGCACGCAATACTACTCACTCGAGGTTCCATTGAGCACTGGGGTGATACAGAATGTGCGATCAGCAGGTATCTAGGAAGTGTGACTACGGATGGGAAAGCAATGTACGTGCAGAGCCAGGCGGCAAATGCACGAAACGGCTTTGTCGAGCTCGACAAGATTGAGTTACTCAATTCTGAAGGACAGCTGTCATCTACCTTCGAGATGGATGAATCGATAATCGTAAAGGTTACGTACCGTGGCCTTATGGACAGCGGCGACTTTCATGTATTCGTGTGGTTGCACCGAGAAGACGGGACTGCGGTCCTTGGAAGCGCTAGTTGGGACATAATCGGCTTGGGAAACAATCCCCTACGCACCGGCCTTCATTCGCTGGAGTGTACAATTCCTCCGCGTCTTTTGAATGCTGCGAGATATACAATCACAGTAAATGGGCAGTTCCCGGGGCACGGCTACTTATTCGAAGCCGAATCAGCGTTGGTCTTTGAAATCGCCCCTGTCAACGGAGTGGGTGGACCAAAGAGCTGGAATCGACCGGGGATCGTTCGCCCTCTCTTACCTTGGCGAAGCAGCGCCAACTAA
- a CDS encoding glycosyltransferase family 4 protein, with the protein MLLYFVRWLAKETKLPMRVLLREEGPLVADFGQVAETVVIQSQQTLGSRAVRKVQSLLGGAQPGLVPEKWKSRSGDLIYANTVTNGRFVSDLRGPNTKVITHVHELGYWIEQSGAQNWGHVVRESGRFIAASRAVRNDLVVSRQVPAERVDVVHEFVVPPAQAARVEESAGIRDALGIPRDAFVVGGSGWETWRKGKDLFVQLAAAVSQRNGGGEIHFLWVGQPGDGEERYRLLHDARLAGVESRLHWSGHVPNAEPYFQEIDVFAMVSREDPFPLVCLEAGGLGKPVLCFENAGGMPEFVEEDAGFIVPYLNVAAMAERIVQLKDDVKLRFSLGSRAREKVLTKYLVEHAGPQILRIIEDELCKCR; encoded by the coding sequence GTGCTCCTGTACTTTGTGCGCTGGCTGGCGAAGGAGACGAAATTGCCGATGCGGGTGCTTCTCCGTGAAGAGGGGCCGCTTGTCGCAGACTTTGGCCAGGTAGCAGAGACAGTAGTGATCCAGTCGCAGCAGACGCTGGGATCGCGGGCAGTACGGAAGGTGCAGTCTCTGCTGGGGGGGGCACAGCCCGGTCTCGTGCCTGAGAAATGGAAAAGTCGCTCCGGGGATCTCATCTACGCGAACACCGTGACCAACGGCAGGTTTGTGTCAGATCTCCGCGGGCCGAATACAAAAGTCATTACGCACGTGCACGAATTGGGCTACTGGATCGAACAATCCGGCGCTCAGAACTGGGGGCATGTCGTGCGCGAGAGTGGACGGTTCATCGCCGCTTCCCGCGCCGTCCGCAACGACCTTGTTGTGAGTCGGCAGGTTCCGGCGGAGCGCGTGGACGTCGTCCACGAGTTTGTCGTCCCGCCGGCGCAGGCTGCGAGAGTTGAGGAGAGTGCGGGGATTCGCGACGCGCTGGGCATTCCCCGCGACGCCTTCGTAGTGGGAGGCAGCGGCTGGGAGACCTGGCGCAAGGGCAAGGATCTGTTCGTGCAACTGGCGGCCGCCGTGAGCCAGCGGAACGGGGGCGGCGAGATTCACTTTCTCTGGGTTGGCCAACCCGGGGACGGGGAAGAACGGTACCGGCTACTGCACGATGCGCGCCTGGCAGGTGTGGAGAGCCGGTTACATTGGTCGGGACACGTCCCGAACGCGGAGCCGTACTTTCAGGAGATCGACGTCTTCGCGATGGTCTCGCGCGAAGATCCGTTTCCCCTTGTCTGCCTGGAAGCGGGAGGACTGGGCAAGCCGGTCCTCTGCTTCGAGAACGCCGGCGGAATGCCGGAGTTTGTCGAAGAGGATGCCGGCTTCATCGTGCCCTATCTTAATGTCGCAGCAATGGCGGAACGGATCGTGCAATTGAAAGACGATGTGAAGTTACGGTTCAGTCTCGGCAGTCGTGCCCGCGAGAAAGTGTTGACGAAGTACCTGGTGGAACATGCTGGACCGCAAATTCTCCGGATTATCGAAGACGAACTTTGCAAATGCAGATAA
- the rfbB gene encoding dTDP-glucose 4,6-dehydratase, translating into MTDTILVTGGAGFIGGCFVRQVCRQPGRRVVNLDKLTYAGNLDSLADVPEDRHVFVQGDICDYEHVATLLAEHQPSAVIHFAAESHVDRSIDGPLAFVQTNVMGTASLLEALRRYWTALPSPRREQFRFHHVSTDEVFGSLGETGFFTETTSYAPRSPYSASKAGSDHLVRAYHETYSLPTLITNCSNNYGPYQFPEKLIPLVTLNAAEGRELPVYGDGKNVRDWLYVEDHVDALLTVLERGRLGETYNIGGDSERTNIEIVRSICDLVDELQPAADGRSAHDLIRFVKDRPGHDHRYAIDFSKIETELGWRPRMSFVDGLRCTVEWYLSQREWVSRVQSGDYRRERLGLSAATIG; encoded by the coding sequence ATGACCGATACCATCCTTGTCACCGGCGGCGCCGGCTTCATCGGCGGCTGCTTCGTGCGGCAGGTCTGCCGGCAGCCCGGTCGGCGCGTCGTGAACCTCGACAAACTGACCTACGCCGGGAACCTCGACTCGCTCGCCGATGTGCCTGAGGATCGGCACGTTTTCGTGCAAGGCGATATCTGCGACTACGAACACGTCGCGACACTGCTCGCGGAGCATCAGCCGAGCGCCGTGATTCACTTCGCGGCGGAGTCGCACGTCGACCGGTCGATCGACGGTCCGCTGGCCTTCGTGCAGACGAACGTGATGGGAACGGCGTCGTTGCTGGAGGCCCTACGGCGTTACTGGACCGCCCTGCCCTCGCCGCGGCGGGAGCAATTCCGGTTTCACCACGTTTCAACGGACGAAGTATTCGGCTCGCTGGGCGAGACCGGTTTCTTTACGGAAACGACGTCTTATGCTCCGCGCTCGCCGTACTCCGCCAGCAAGGCGGGATCGGATCATCTGGTGCGGGCCTACCACGAAACCTACAGCCTGCCGACGCTGATCACCAACTGCAGCAACAATTATGGTCCGTACCAGTTCCCCGAGAAGTTGATCCCGCTGGTGACGCTCAATGCGGCCGAGGGACGCGAACTGCCGGTGTATGGCGACGGAAAGAATGTGCGCGACTGGCTATACGTGGAGGACCACGTCGATGCGTTGCTGACCGTCCTGGAGCGCGGTCGCCTCGGCGAAACGTACAACATTGGCGGTGACTCCGAGCGGACGAACATCGAGATCGTCCGCAGCATCTGCGATCTGGTCGATGAGCTGCAACCCGCCGCAGACGGCCGGAGTGCGCACGACCTGATCCGCTTCGTGAAAGACCGCCCCGGCCACGACCATCGGTACGCCATTGATTTTTCGAAGATCGAAACCGAGCTGGGCTGGCGCCCGCGGATGAGTTTTGTCGACGGTCTGCGCTGTACGGTGGAGTGGTACTTGAGTCAGCGGGAATGGGTCAGCCGCGTCCAGTCGGGAGACTACCGCCGGGAACGGCTGGGGCTGAGTGCGGCAACCATCGGCTGA